The following is a genomic window from Methanolinea sp..
CAAACCATTACCATGCGGATTGCCCTGCGATGGAGTACCGGGCAGACACCGGTGCCTGTGATGCTCCCAAGGACGATTAAGAAGAATTTCCTACAGAGCGGGTTCCTCAGCTGCTCCTCAGCCCGCCTCTGCTCCTCGGGATCGGGAGGTCCATCTGGAAAACCCTGCACTTGTCCAGCACAGCGAGGAGCTGCAGGAGAGGAGGATCGTCTTTGTAGAGATGCCGGAGCACGAGGATGACGCATATGTGGCTGCGCTCGATACAATCGCGGGAGAAATTAACCTTTACGGAATAAAACCAGAAAGGAAAAAGAATTCTACAGCAGGGTCAGTACCGATAAAAAGTCTCGACATCGATGCCTGCCTGTTTCAGGATCGCTTTCAGGGTTCCCCGGTCTATTTCTGGATGAACTGGCACGACGATGGTCCGAGTCTCATCAGGACTCTTCAAAACGACATGGCTTCCCTTCTGGTGATCGATTGTGAAACCCAGTCTTGTGAGTTGCCGTAATCACCCTCCTTGCCGGCAACAGGGGAATTTTTGTCATCCTGCGCTTATACTACGACCGTGACCTTTCTGATCGCCACCCCCTGCTGGTCTGGAATCGCCTTGCGGCGTTTTGCCAGTGACTCGATATACGCTTCAATCGCTTCTTTTGCATTTTTTTCTGCTTCCTCGATGGTTTTACCCTGGGTGATGCACCCGGGAAGCGCAGGGACGGTCACCACGAACCAGCCATCTTCACCCGGCTCTATAATCACGCTGTAGGTCTTTTCCATGTCCACCACCCGATGATCCCTTTCCTGAAGATGATTATTTCGACAATTGAATAATGGTTTGCTCGATATTTAGCGGTATCTCTCTGAAGGACTCATTCACCTGAGCAAAGGCGCGGGAGTATTGCTCTGTTAACCCTTTGCCTCTGAATCATGCAGAGGTTCTTCCTCCGCCAGAGTGCGAGGTTTACTGTTGATTACTGCTCTGAGTGAAGATAAATGCCATTCCGGGTTTGTCCATCACCAGTGTTCTAACCGGCAGAATTCACAAACCCCTCTGCCACCTCGAACGCTGCGAGGATGCGGGACTGGGCTCGAGATCTTCCAGAAGGGGTTGCTCCTCGATACAGGACTTCCAGTTCATAATTCTGTCCCCCGGAAAAGGATATGATGAGCGATGATACTCATTGCAAGAGCATCCCTGCGTTGTTTCATCTCCTCCCAATGGTAACAGGGCACTACCATCACATGCACTTCGTGTCCCCCGCATGCTTCGATCTCAGCAAAGAGGCCGAAATCGACATCGTTCTCATCGCCGAGCACAGGATATCGATATCGCTCCTTTCATCATAGGAACCACGCGCGATGCTGCCATATGCGGCCAGGGATATCGCATTCTCTGCAATACGCGTGATGCCTGCCTCGCGGAGAAGAAGCGCCATGTAGACGCGTTTCAATTCCTTCACGATTGTATCATCATTATTCAATGAGAGGAGATGGGAAGTTCCTACTCTGCTTACGCTGAGAATCCCGTCCGTCACGAAGATATCCACATATCTTTTCACACTTCCAGGCGATACCTCCAGTTCCCGGGCGAGCTCGTTGATGTTGGGTTTCGAACTGGGATGACCGGGGACATCCCGGCAGTCTGTTTCCCACGAACTTCTCAAATGCCTCCCTGATGCAGCCGCACACAAAGTTTCACCCCCTCTTCTGGAAGTCTGCCGTCTGATTGTACTCGTGGATATACACCGGCATTGCATCAGCGAACGTCCCTGTCCTCTCTGGAGTCCCTTCCACCAGGGGGAGTTGTGCAGCCGCTCCTCAGCCCGCCTCTGCTCCTCGGGATCAGGAGTTTCGTCGGAACACTGTGCTCGCGAGAGATGAGGTTATTCGATGGCCATGTAGAGCAGGGGGTGGATCACAGAAGTACATAGAGAGATGGAGAGGGACGGTGCTGCCCGGTCTTTCCCGCCGAGAGTATTCACGGTGCTGAAAACGGGCACGGCAGGGTGATGCGGCTGGAGGCGGAATCACCTGATCGCGGGCATTCCGGGGCGGGAAACCGACAGATAAAGA
Proteins encoded in this region:
- a CDS encoding type II toxin-antitoxin system HicB family antitoxin, translated to MEKTYSVIIEPGEDGWFVVTVPALPGCITQGKTIEEAEKNAKEAIEAYIESLAKRRKAIPDQQGVAIRKVTVVV
- a CDS encoding nucleotidyltransferase domain-containing protein, whose translation is MRSSWETDCRDVPGHPSSKPNINELARELEVSPGSVKRYVDIFVTDGILSVSRVGTSHLLSLNNDDTIVKELKRVYMALLLREAGITRIAENAISLAAYGSIARGSYDERSDIDILCSAMRTMSISASLLRSKHAGDTKCM